A single genomic interval of Sinorhizobium meliloti harbors:
- a CDS encoding ABC transporter ATP-binding protein, with protein MPLRCTQLSVNYSHRKALNGFRLSVEKGEIRTLIGPNGSGKSTALQAMAGLIRPAEGQAKIGDVAVTSMSRRTIAKKLAFLPQQPSAPDEMTIAQLVRQGRFPHVGLFRSYDHKDEAAIEWALESTGLTRLANRTLQELSGGERQRAWISAALAQEAAILLLDEPTSFLDIGYQVEVLDLVHRLSREKGVTIVMAIHDINQAIAISDRISLLEKGELRFDGEPKALAESGLIEKTFRVKGRFVEVAPDKPPHFDVELTRFLRSGA; from the coding sequence ATGCCTCTGAGATGTACGCAATTATCGGTTAACTACAGTCACCGGAAGGCGCTGAACGGCTTTCGGCTATCGGTGGAGAAAGGCGAAATCCGCACCCTTATCGGACCGAACGGCTCCGGAAAAAGCACAGCACTACAGGCAATGGCAGGCTTGATCCGGCCCGCGGAGGGGCAGGCGAAGATCGGGGATGTCGCGGTGACTTCGATGTCGCGGCGCACCATCGCCAAAAAGCTGGCCTTCTTGCCGCAGCAGCCCTCCGCCCCCGACGAGATGACGATCGCCCAGCTTGTGCGGCAGGGGCGCTTTCCTCACGTCGGGCTCTTCCGCTCCTACGACCACAAGGACGAGGCGGCCATCGAATGGGCGCTTGAAAGCACCGGCCTCACGCGTCTGGCGAATCGAACGCTTCAGGAACTCTCGGGCGGCGAACGGCAGCGGGCGTGGATATCGGCGGCGCTGGCGCAGGAGGCAGCCATCCTTCTGCTCGACGAGCCGACGTCATTCCTGGACATCGGATATCAGGTGGAGGTTCTGGACCTCGTCCATCGCCTCAGCCGAGAGAAAGGCGTGACGATCGTCATGGCGATTCACGACATCAACCAGGCGATTGCCATCAGCGACCGCATCTCGCTGCTGGAGAAAGGCGAGTTGCGCTTCGACGGGGAGCCGAAGGCGCTGGCCGAAAGCGGCCTGATCGAAAAGACATTCCGGGTCAAAGGGCGGTTCGTCGAGGTTGCCCCGGACAAGCCGCCGCATTTCGACGTCGAGCTTACACGCTTCCTGCGTTCCGGCGCTTGA
- a CDS encoding type II toxin-antitoxin system Phd/YefM family antitoxin, with the protein MGITTLSSRELNHDVSSAKKAAKSGPVIITDRGKPSHVLMTYNEFERLTGKHRSLVEALAMPGLSGIDFEPHRVEISPRHVDLS; encoded by the coding sequence GTGGGTATTACGACCCTTTCCAGCCGAGAGTTGAACCACGACGTGAGTAGCGCCAAGAAGGCAGCAAAAAGCGGCCCGGTCATCATTACGGATCGCGGTAAGCCTTCCCATGTGCTCATGACCTACAATGAATTTGAGCGCTTGACCGGCAAGCACCGCAGTCTTGTCGAGGCTCTCGCCATGCCTGGCCTGTCGGGGATCGATTTCGAGCCGCACCGCGTTGAAATCAGTCCGCGCCACGTGGACTTGTCTTGA
- a CDS encoding calcium-binding protein, whose product MTKIVGTGGGDTLRGTDETDRIWGLAGNDDIDGGGGGDLVDAGAGDDVVRSTSGYDRLDGGDGDDRLILAGTGGAVTGGAGHDILAVNASLATEDVIFNGLQGHAMIGRDPSTAQHVFFRDIERLELLTGSGNDIVYGSTRDDVIVTGDGSDAITTTLSSAVIDGGAGRDLVTIDNSEDVDGVTIDFAAGSASTGTVLRNLETARVWTGSGDDTVIAGGLDDLLANTGAGDDRIEGGDGNDNLNGGLDNDVLSGGDGNDGLSGDAGNDRLFGGAGNDRLSGGSGADTMSGGDGDDNVRAGAGNDILEGGAGDDRMDGGPGDDRLFAGSGNDIMESFDGRDVIDGGDGDDRISRFSGSGPATISGGAGNDQIRAWGSDSVDGGTGDDRIGAGSSGSVDGGEGNDHLAFEVSHLLGPVDFDARDGSISTGLTWTDIESFTVSSGRFGDLDDTLRGADGADQLSAFFGDDLLEGRAGDDRLFGGDDNDRLLGGGGDDFLSGDFGDDRLLGGVGSDDLRGEAGVDDLSGGSGDDHLWGHTGRDRLSGQEGADYLHGGGDADIFQWSVSSLETASVDRIADFSALAGDILSFAIDADGEIASIRSYADFLAASHDTQDGVFVTLDGFHDAGILIEGVTLTEISAENLSFTEFYF is encoded by the coding sequence ATGACGAAGATCGTGGGGACGGGCGGGGGCGATACGCTGCGCGGGACGGACGAGACGGATCGCATCTGGGGCCTTGCCGGCAATGACGACATCGATGGCGGTGGCGGAGGTGACCTTGTCGATGCCGGTGCGGGAGACGACGTCGTCAGGAGCACAAGCGGCTATGACCGCCTCGACGGTGGCGACGGCGACGACCGGTTGATCCTCGCCGGGACGGGCGGCGCGGTCACCGGCGGCGCTGGCCACGATATCCTCGCCGTCAATGCCTCCTTGGCGACGGAGGACGTGATCTTCAACGGTCTGCAGGGTCACGCCATGATCGGCCGCGATCCCTCGACCGCCCAGCATGTCTTCTTCCGGGATATCGAGCGCCTTGAGCTGCTCACCGGCAGTGGAAATGACATCGTCTACGGCAGTACGCGCGACGATGTCATCGTGACCGGTGACGGGTCCGACGCGATCACCACGACGCTGTCTTCGGCTGTGATCGATGGCGGCGCCGGACGGGATTTGGTTACAATCGACAATTCCGAAGACGTGGATGGCGTCACCATCGACTTCGCCGCGGGCAGTGCATCGACCGGCACGGTCCTGCGCAACCTCGAGACGGCCCGTGTCTGGACCGGAAGCGGCGACGATACGGTGATCGCCGGCGGCCTCGACGATCTCCTCGCCAATACCGGTGCGGGTGACGATCGAATCGAGGGCGGAGACGGCAACGACAACCTGAACGGCGGCCTGGACAATGACGTTTTGTCGGGCGGAGACGGCAATGACGGCCTGAGCGGCGATGCCGGCAATGACCGCCTCTTCGGCGGGGCGGGGAATGACCGCCTGTCCGGCGGGAGCGGAGCCGACACGATGTCCGGCGGCGACGGGGATGACAATGTCAGGGCGGGAGCCGGCAATGATATCCTCGAGGGCGGCGCCGGCGATGACAGAATGGACGGCGGCCCAGGAGACGATCGCCTCTTTGCCGGATCGGGCAACGACATCATGGAAAGCTTCGACGGTCGCGACGTCATCGACGGCGGCGATGGCGACGACCGGATTTCGCGTTTCTCCGGCAGCGGCCCGGCAACGATCAGCGGGGGCGCGGGGAATGACCAGATCCGAGCGTGGGGCTCGGACAGCGTCGACGGCGGCACAGGGGATGACCGGATCGGAGCGGGGAGCTCGGGCAGCGTCGACGGGGGGGAAGGCAACGATCACCTCGCGTTCGAAGTGTCCCATCTGCTTGGGCCTGTCGATTTCGACGCGAGGGATGGATCGATCTCGACCGGGCTGACATGGACCGACATCGAGAGCTTCACCGTGTCGAGCGGGAGATTTGGCGATCTTGACGATACGCTGCGTGGCGCCGACGGGGCTGATCAGCTCTCAGCTTTTTTCGGTGACGATCTTTTGGAAGGACGGGCCGGAGACGACCGCCTGTTCGGTGGCGATGACAACGACCGCCTGCTCGGCGGCGGCGGCGACGACTTCCTGTCCGGCGATTTTGGCGACGACCGCCTGCTTGGCGGCGTCGGCTCCGACGATCTGCGGGGCGAAGCTGGGGTCGACGATCTGAGCGGCGGTTCGGGTGACGATCACTTGTGGGGACATACGGGCAGGGACCGGCTGTCAGGCCAGGAGGGAGCCGATTATCTGCACGGCGGCGGCGATGCCGACATCTTCCAGTGGTCCGTCTCGTCCCTCGAGACCGCTAGCGTCGACCGCATCGCGGATTTCAGCGCTTTGGCGGGCGACATCCTCAGCTTCGCCATCGACGCCGATGGCGAGATCGCCTCGATCCGCAGCTACGCGGATTTCCTGGCGGCCTCGCATGACACGCAGGACGGCGTCTTCGTCACGCTCGACGGGTTCCACGATGCCGGCATCCTGATCGAGGGCGTCACCCTCACGGAGATTTCGGCCGAGAACCTGTCCTTCACCGAGTTCTACTTTTGA
- a CDS encoding iron ABC transporter permease produces the protein MGTRKSSIAIGLVFAATLLIVLFGLLYGARTLSIDAVLRVLFAPDGKIESILVWTLRLPRSLAAAVAGSGLAVSGYLLQALTRNPLADPGITGVTAGAVAPIVGCFVLLPWFSSAYYPFVGLAGGLAAAWVTFWVARGGTGRPLHLALAGVSVSLFLGAITIYMLLLAGPQSTALLFWLSGGFAGRTWSHLVHMLPWVGLGVVGALSLHRVIAMFALSDHAAAGMGVQLHFWKPVLLLLGICPVAGVAPVAGPVAFVGLAAPHIARLLRPSGTAFEIALTAAIGALMVTCADFIARTIAIPKELPVGIITALLGGPIFIYLIQRGRVGIKGTTA, from the coding sequence ATGGGCACCCGGAAATCCTCCATAGCCATAGGCCTCGTCTTCGCGGCGACCTTGCTGATTGTCCTCTTCGGGCTGCTGTATGGGGCGCGGACACTTTCCATCGATGCCGTTCTGCGCGTGCTCTTTGCTCCCGACGGCAAGATCGAGTCGATCCTGGTTTGGACCCTGAGGCTGCCGCGAAGCCTCGCGGCCGCCGTCGCGGGTTCGGGCCTCGCTGTCTCGGGCTATCTGCTGCAGGCACTGACCCGCAACCCGCTCGCCGATCCGGGGATTACGGGCGTCACCGCCGGCGCCGTCGCGCCCATCGTCGGCTGCTTCGTCTTGCTGCCATGGTTTTCATCCGCCTACTACCCGTTCGTAGGCCTCGCGGGCGGTCTCGCCGCCGCTTGGGTGACGTTCTGGGTGGCACGCGGCGGAACCGGGCGCCCGCTTCATCTCGCCCTCGCGGGCGTCAGCGTGTCGCTGTTTCTCGGGGCGATCACGATTTACATGCTGCTCCTGGCGGGGCCGCAATCGACCGCACTGCTGTTCTGGCTGTCCGGCGGCTTTGCCGGACGCACCTGGTCGCACCTCGTCCACATGCTTCCCTGGGTGGGCCTTGGGGTAGTGGGAGCGCTGTCGCTCCACCGGGTCATCGCCATGTTCGCCCTGAGCGACCACGCCGCCGCCGGAATGGGCGTGCAGCTTCATTTCTGGAAACCCGTCCTGCTGCTTCTCGGCATCTGCCCGGTAGCGGGCGTCGCCCCCGTTGCAGGCCCCGTCGCCTTCGTCGGTCTGGCAGCCCCGCATATCGCCCGGCTCCTGCGGCCTTCGGGAACTGCGTTTGAGATCGCGCTCACGGCGGCCATCGGGGCGCTGATGGTGACCTGCGCCGACTTCATCGCTCGCACCATTGCCATCCCGAAGGAGCTTCCCGTCGGCATCATCACCGCGCTTCTCGGCGGGCCGATTTTCATCTATCTCATCCAGCGAGGACGCGTCGGTATCAAGGGAACGACCGCATGA
- a CDS encoding iron ABC transporter permease: MTPVPLGLTRPKPWLLPAVILLVLFSFVAAVLLGVVDIPAADVASVLAGSGSPEARSIILDIRLPRIVTGILAGIQFAVAGLLLQTITRNPLADPSLMGVSQGATLTVTAFLLFTVYIFNPGSNTVAELPIAWLPLAGMVGGIAAGGVIYIMAFRLDLSPLRITLCGIAIGAVLHALAIGLIAGWGSARIEIILEWLSGSLYARTWDHAIFLLPFTIAGLAALPLIYRPLVLLQFDSAVARSFGLSYRKQFSLALLVSCTLAASAVGAVGPIVFVGLMVPHLARFLAGRDFPLVLPLTVVLGAVIVTLGDLIGRLVGQAEEVPIGVVTAIVGVPVLLALVRKAP; encoded by the coding sequence ATGACTCCAGTCCCGCTCGGCCTTACCCGACCGAAACCGTGGCTCCTGCCCGCGGTCATTCTGCTGGTCCTGTTCTCGTTCGTCGCCGCCGTGCTCCTTGGCGTGGTCGACATTCCCGCAGCGGACGTCGCCTCGGTTCTGGCCGGGAGCGGTTCGCCTGAAGCGCGTTCGATCATTCTCGACATCCGTCTGCCACGTATCGTCACGGGCATCCTTGCCGGGATTCAGTTCGCCGTCGCAGGGCTATTGCTCCAGACGATTACCCGAAACCCTCTCGCCGATCCGTCACTGATGGGGGTGTCACAGGGCGCGACTTTGACGGTCACAGCGTTCTTGCTGTTCACCGTTTACATCTTTAATCCCGGTTCCAACACCGTGGCCGAGCTGCCGATCGCATGGCTGCCGCTGGCGGGAATGGTGGGTGGCATCGCGGCGGGAGGAGTCATCTACATTATGGCTTTCCGGCTCGACCTCAGTCCGCTCAGGATCACGCTCTGCGGGATCGCGATTGGGGCGGTGCTGCACGCGCTTGCCATAGGCCTGATCGCGGGCTGGGGCTCGGCTCGCATCGAAATCATTCTCGAATGGCTCTCCGGAAGCCTTTATGCGCGCACATGGGATCACGCGATCTTCCTGCTGCCGTTTACGATCGCCGGCCTGGCCGCCCTCCCTCTGATCTATCGTCCGCTGGTCCTCTTGCAGTTCGACTCCGCTGTCGCCCGTTCCTTTGGGCTCTCCTATCGCAAGCAGTTTTCGCTTGCCCTGCTCGTATCCTGTACGCTAGCCGCAAGCGCCGTGGGGGCAGTGGGCCCGATCGTTTTCGTAGGGCTCATGGTGCCGCATCTGGCGCGCTTCCTCGCCGGGCGAGATTTCCCGCTGGTGCTTCCCCTGACGGTCGTCCTCGGAGCGGTCATCGTCACCCTCGGGGACCTGATTGGTCGTCTGGTCGGGCAAGCCGAAGAAGTGCCGATCGGAGTGGTCACTGCCATCGTCGGGGTGCCGGTACTGCTCGCCCTAGTACGCAAAGCACCCTGA
- a CDS encoding type II toxin-antitoxin system VapC family toxin, whose amino-acid sequence MRYLLDTNVVSELRKIGDRKADANVVAWIGAEDATRFFLSAITILELERGVVGVHRRDAAQGARLRSWLDSHVRPEFAGRILPVDDTVATRCAHLHIPARLNEADALIAATALVHDMTVVTRNTRDFEGTGVVIVDPWQG is encoded by the coding sequence TTGAGATACCTGCTCGATACCAATGTGGTTTCCGAACTGCGCAAGATCGGTGACCGCAAAGCCGATGCCAATGTCGTCGCATGGATCGGAGCGGAAGATGCAACGCGCTTTTTCCTTTCGGCCATCACAATTCTCGAACTGGAGCGGGGCGTAGTCGGGGTGCACCGCAGGGATGCCGCACAAGGCGCTCGGCTGCGTTCCTGGCTCGACAGTCACGTGCGTCCGGAATTCGCGGGCCGTATTCTGCCGGTTGACGATACGGTTGCGACACGTTGTGCCCACCTGCACATCCCCGCCCGGCTCAATGAGGCCGACGCGCTGATTGCGGCGACGGCTCTGGTTCACGACATGACCGTTGTGACACGAAACACCAGAGACTTCGAAGGCACCGGCGTTGTTATCGTCGATCCCTGGCAAGGCTGA
- a CDS encoding class I SAM-dependent methyltransferase: MSHEAQKTITTWYVDPDAEDRMADGHAPIWRHLVGLIVERDLSEKNVLDFGCNQGGLLRHLYAFRPFRKALGIDIAEQSIARAETLKGNIPVQHAVGGTLEGWVDEFDLAISHEVIYLLEDIDAHAADIFKALKPGGVYYAVTGCHTDNPLWPKWRELVARRTNTVVQDRSISDYCRAFAKAGFEVSGRKLEYDGYIPFVEDGWTPDFADALNYYTQTKIVFRLIKRRNAGSV, translated from the coding sequence ATGAGCCATGAGGCACAGAAAACCATCACCACATGGTACGTCGACCCGGACGCGGAAGACAGGATGGCGGACGGACACGCCCCGATCTGGCGGCATCTCGTAGGGCTCATCGTCGAGCGCGATCTTTCGGAAAAGAACGTCCTCGACTTCGGCTGCAACCAAGGCGGCCTGCTGCGGCATCTTTATGCGTTCAGGCCGTTCCGCAAGGCGCTCGGCATCGACATCGCAGAGCAATCCATCGCAAGGGCCGAGACTCTCAAGGGTAACATTCCCGTCCAACACGCTGTGGGTGGAACGCTCGAAGGCTGGGTCGACGAGTTCGACCTCGCGATCAGCCATGAGGTTATTTACCTCCTTGAGGACATCGACGCCCATGCCGCCGACATCTTCAAGGCTCTGAAACCCGGTGGAGTGTACTATGCCGTCACCGGTTGCCACACGGACAACCCGCTCTGGCCGAAATGGCGCGAGCTCGTGGCGAGGCGCACGAACACCGTCGTCCAGGATCGCTCCATTTCCGATTACTGCCGCGCCTTTGCGAAGGCTGGCTTCGAGGTCTCCGGCAGGAAGCTGGAGTATGACGGATACATTCCATTCGTCGAGGATGGCTGGACTCCGGATTTTGCCGATGCCCTGAACTATTACACTCAGACCAAGATCGTGTTCCGCCTGATCAAGCGCCGGAACGCAGGAAGCGTGTAA
- a CDS encoding ester cyclase: MSGELADIYRAYLDCLNRQAWDELGQFVDNDVQHNDRLLRLAGYREMLVQDFVDIPNLQFNIQLLVCEPPRLAARLSFDCSPKGEFMGLSVNGRRVSFTENVFYEFVGSKIRSVWSVIDKSAIEAQLPY, translated from the coding sequence ATGAGCGGAGAACTCGCTGACATTTATCGTGCCTACCTGGATTGCCTTAATCGGCAGGCCTGGGACGAGCTTGGTCAATTCGTTGACAACGATGTGCAGCATAACGATCGCCTTCTAAGGCTAGCGGGCTACCGGGAAATGCTGGTGCAGGACTTCGTAGACATTCCGAATTTGCAGTTCAACATTCAACTGCTTGTCTGCGAACCGCCGCGCCTTGCTGCCCGCCTTTCATTCGATTGCTCCCCGAAAGGCGAGTTCATGGGTCTAAGCGTCAATGGACGTCGAGTGTCCTTCACGGAGAACGTTTTCTACGAGTTCGTAGGATCGAAGATCCGCTCGGTATGGTCGGTAATCGACAAGTCCGCAATAGAGGCACAGCTCCCATACTAA
- a CDS encoding LysM domain-containing protein, which yields MPQLKVKLCALAVTLFAVSPTVAAQVCGKTEVVDEGETLEQLAARCETTAGAVLSANPSVDAGDIRAGLQLKMPESAEGDWLNRARQAVTEAGERVNEAAEAAGRSVSDYLSDQPDLNRDILEMGERLGLPGVSTSQSRGAELMVFPKDVGPGDKVDLNANGLPGGVEVTIGVRIGEEADFRTISRARTNEAGLLEATVPVPEQAQKGEKIAFAVETVDGRVRVVSEPFDVGPTSD from the coding sequence ATGCCGCAATTGAAAGTCAAACTATGCGCGCTCGCTGTGACGCTTTTTGCCGTTTCGCCGACAGTCGCTGCACAGGTGTGCGGAAAGACCGAGGTGGTGGACGAGGGAGAGACGCTGGAGCAGCTCGCGGCGCGATGCGAAACGACTGCAGGTGCTGTGCTTTCCGCCAATCCCTCTGTCGACGCCGGTGATATCCGTGCAGGGCTCCAGTTGAAGATGCCGGAATCCGCAGAGGGTGACTGGCTGAACCGCGCAAGACAGGCGGTCACCGAAGCAGGTGAACGCGTGAATGAGGCTGCGGAAGCCGCGGGAAGGTCGGTTTCAGATTACCTTTCCGACCAGCCGGACCTCAACCGGGACATTCTGGAAATGGGCGAGCGGCTCGGTCTCCCTGGCGTCTCAACCAGCCAAAGTCGGGGAGCCGAGCTGATGGTCTTTCCGAAAGATGTCGGTCCCGGCGACAAGGTGGACCTCAATGCAAACGGCCTGCCAGGCGGGGTCGAGGTGACGATCGGTGTTCGCATCGGCGAGGAGGCGGATTTCCGAACCATCTCCCGTGCGCGCACTAACGAAGCGGGATTGTTGGAGGCAACAGTCCCTGTTCCTGAACAGGCACAAAAGGGAGAGAAGATCGCCTTTGCCGTCGAGACGGTGGACGGCCGCGTCCGTGTGGTTTCCGAACCGTTCGACGTTGGTCCTACTAGCGACTGA